A portion of the Echeneis naucrates chromosome 5, fEcheNa1.1, whole genome shotgun sequence genome contains these proteins:
- the LOC115043157 gene encoding ras-related protein Rap-1A-like yields the protein MREYKLVVLGSGGVGKSALTVQFVQGIFVEKYDPTIEDSYRKQVEVDGQQCMLEILDTAGTEQFTAMRDLYMKNGQGFALVYSITAQSTFNDLQDLREQILRVKDTEDVPMILVGNKCDLEDERVVGKEQGQNLARQWNHCAFLESSAKSKINVLDIFYDLVRQINRKTPVEKKKAKKKSNCVLL from the exons ATGCGTGAATACAAGCTAGTGGTGTTAGGCTCTGGAGGTGTGGGCAAGTCCGCTCTG ACAGTTCAGTTTGTACAAGGAATCTTTGTGGAAAAATATGACCCTACAATAGAAGACTCATACAGAAAG CAAGTGGAGGTAGATGGGCAGCAATGTATGCTTGAAATTCTCGACACAGCAGGCACA GAGCAGTTCACAGCAATGAGGGACCTGTACATGAAGAACGGCCAAGGCTTTGCCTTGGTATACTCCATCACAGCACAGTCCACCTTCAACGACCTCCAGGACCTGAGAGAACAGATTTTACGAGTAAAGGACACAGAGGAT gtGCCGATGATCCTTGTGGGTAACAAGTGTGACTTGGAGGATGAGCGTGTGGTTGGCAAGGAGCAGGGCCAGAACCTGGCCAGACAGTGGAACCACTGTGCCTTTTTAGAGTCCTCTGCGAAGTCAAAGATCAATGTCCTTGAT ATCTTCTACGACCTGGTCAGACAGATAAATAGAAAAACGCCAGTGGAAAAGaagaaggcaaaaaagaaatccaactGTGTTCTGCTTTAA
- the timm17a gene encoding mitochondrial import inner membrane translocase subunit Tim17-A translates to MEEYAREPCPWRIVDDCGGAFTMGAIGGGIFQAVKGFRNAPSGMSHRMRGSLTAIKTRAPQLGGSFAVWGGLFSMIDCGLVKVRGKEDPWNSITSGAMTGAILAARNGPVAMVGSAAMGGILLALIEGAGILLTRFASSQFPTGPQFAEEPAPAPMPTPSFGDYRQYQ, encoded by the exons CCCCTGGAGGATTGTGGACGACTGTGGGGGAGCCTTCACCATGGGAGCTATTGGAGGAGGAATATTCCAGGCAGTAAAAGGTTTCAGAAATGCACCCTCA GGGATGAGTCACAGAATGAGAGGCAGCTTGACAGCCATCAAGACCAGAGCCCCACAGCTTGGAG GTAGCTTTGCTGTATGGGGAGGCCTCTTCTCCATGATCGACTGTGGTTTAGTAAAAGTGCGAGGGAAGGAAGATCCCTGGAACTCGATAACAAGTGGGGCCATGACAGGAGCTATTCTTGCTGCAAGAA ATGGACCAGTAGCCATGGTGGGATCTGCAGCAATGGGGGGTATTCTGCTAGCATTGATAGAGGGCGCTGGAATCTTGCTCACTAGGTTTGCTTCTTCACAGTTCCCAACTG GGCCCCAGTTTGCAGAGGAACCGGCCCCTGCTCCCATGCCCACCCCTTCCTTTGGAGACTACAGACAATATCAGTGA